Proteins from one Naumovozyma castellii chromosome 3, complete genome genomic window:
- the RPS10B gene encoding 40S ribosomal protein eS10 (ancestral locus Anc_8.760): MSKEDRTKIHRYLFQEGVVVAKKDFNQPKHEEIDTKNLYVIKALQSLTSKGYVKTQFSWQYYYYTLTEEGVEYLREYLNLPEHIVPGTYIQDRSQNQRPQRRY, encoded by the exons ATGTCCAAGGAAGATAGAACCAAGATTCACAGATATTTGTTCCAAG aaggtgttgttgttgccAAGAAGGATTTCAACCAACCAAAGCACGAAGAAATTGACACCAAGAACTTATATGTTATCAAGGCCTTGCAATCTTTGACTTCTAAGGGTTACGTCAAGACTCAATTCTCATGGCAATACTACTACTACACCTTGACTGAAGAAGGTGTAGAATATTTGAGAGAATACTTGAACTTGCCAGAACACATTGTTCCAGGTACTTACATTCAAGACAGATCTCAAAACCAAAGACCACAAAGAAGATACTAA
- the RRP5 gene encoding Rrp5p (ancestral locus Anc_8.757) has translation MVPPTKRKRDEEFPLAREDATQQPTASSLMRNTEEVSFPRGGSSALTPLELKQVANEAANDVLFGKETSTDVAESTTRPKKKKKTGKKSKKDTEEKTEEEDEETLSVVQHVNFKTLKIGSLVLGQISEISKTDMCISFTDGLSGYVNLTHISAPFMTILEELDDDMDDDDELEKKKTDEEYDSSDDEEEKEKATKDSIGLPSLENYFKVGQWLRCSVISNTALLPKDKKNKKKKIELSIEPSVVNTLTEEDIVRSASVQCAVKSIEDHGAMLDIGIDGFTGFISKKDYPEFEKLLPGAVFLGNVTKKSDRTVTINLDFSDKKAKITHISSVDAVVPGQVVDLLCQTITNNGIVGKTFGLVPSFISTAHLRVFKEEELKHNFAVGSNIPCRIIAVLINKENDKTLLLSTLPHIKSLKNVLGEVENLTAFPIGHLIDSCTVKGRDSDYLYLAMDDDRVGEVHSSRIGELEKFDKLKARVLGFNSIDNLYELSTDPEILKLKYLRSKDIPIGEVLPNCEITAVSSKGIELKIFNGQFKAIVPPMHISDTRLVYPERKFKIGSKVKGRVLNINNRGLIYVTLKKTLVNIEDDDIQLLSNFAIAKEIQEKNQKTVATVTAFRPSGCIVAFFGGMTAFLPNAEISEVFVRKPEEHLRLGQTIVVKLLKIDQENARMLVTCKISNDQAEKKKETIEKLIPGRSMVKVNVVEKTKDSVIVELPETSLRGVIYVGHLSDARIEQNRAAIKKIAIGSELKGLVIDKDARTQVFNLSLKQSLIKDAKNEVSPLTYADIKSKSKTTPLHGYIKSISNKGLFVAFNGKFVGLVLPSYAVESRDVDISKTFYINQSVTAYLLRSDDDNERFLLTLRTPSTKDDSSKVTGTETLKPIDPAMKDLKDFTTGKVVKVQIKGIKKNQLNVVLADNLHGRIDIAEVFDSFSDIKNATHPLIDFKKGNIIDAKIIGTHDIKSHRFLPISHHAVKGSVLELSLKPSQMRSKDIKTLSISDVAVGDELTGFVNNYGSNTLWLTVSPTLKAKISLFDLAEDGLKSSEKVEDNFPLGCALPVKVTSIDTEHGVVNVTGRSHTEISFESLKVGDNVPSRIIKIADSYVLLDLGNKIHGIAFITDALDDFSVPLKEAYKGMENDIVSAKIVSIDAENKKVNLSLRTESAKTPSISSHTDISQGDVVHGLVKSISDKGIFVYLSRSINAFVPVSKLSDTYLKDWKKFFKPMQYVIGKVVNAEEDSRILLTLRESEVNGDLKILKNYDDIKVNEIYNGSVKNVTDFGVFVKLDNTVNVTGLAHNSEIADQKPEDLASLFGVGDRVKAYVLKVNPEKKQLSLSLKASRFGNTNESKVEEKETVDADGDEIMEAVDYNNAPSDNENETEEILETVSKPKISTDGLSLSTGFDWTASILDQAQAEESSEEDEDFTETKRNRHKKRKQTIVEDKTIDINTRAPESVADFERLIIGNPNSSVIWMNYMAFQLQLSEIEKARELAERALKTINFREESEKQNIWMAMLNLENTFGSDETLEDVFKRACQYMDSFTMHNRLLSIYQMSGKIDKAAELFKITAKKFGSENVSIWVSWGDFLTSHGKAQEARGILSNALKALPKRDHIEVVRKFAQLEFAKGDPEGGRSLFEGLIADAPKRIDIWNVYLDQEIKANEKKKVEDLFERVVSRKITRKQAKFFFNKWLEFEESQNDNKVMEYVKAKATEYVSNHTKEDEAE, from the coding sequence ATGGTACCTCCCacaaagagaaagagagaTGAAGAGTTTCCTCTTGCAAGAGAAGATGCTACACAACAGCCAACTGCTTCTTCCCTTATGAGGAATACTGAAGAAGTATCATTTCCAAGAGGTGGTTCTTCGGCACTTACACCAttagaattgaaacaaGTTGCAAATGAAGCCGCCAATGACGTACTTTTCGGTAAAGAAACTTCCACAGATGTTGCTGAGTCTACAACAAgaccaaagaaaaaaaagaagacaGGAAAGAAATCGAAGAAGGATACAGAAGAGAAgactgaagaagaagatgaagagacTTTGTCTGTGGTTCAACATGTCAACttcaaaactttgaaaattggATCACTTGTCTTGGGTCAGATATCTGAGATATCAAAGACAGATATGTGCATCTCATTCACCGATGGCTTATCCGGTTATGTAAATTTAACTCATATTTCAGCACCATTCATGACAAtcttggaagaattagacgatgatatggatgatgacgatgaacttgagaaaaagaaaactgatgaagaatatgattcttctgacgatgaagaagaaaaagaaaaggcaACCAAAGATTCAATTGGACTAccttctttggaaaattatttcaaggTTGGACAATGGTTGAGATGCTCGGTAATTTCCAATACTGCATTGCTACCaaaagataagaaaaataaaaagaagaaaatcgAATTAAGTATCGAACCATCCGTTGTAAATACATTGACGGAAGAGGACATAGTGAGATCTGCATCCGTACAATGTGCTGTCAAGAGTATAGAAGATCATGGTGCCATGCTAGATATTGGTATCGATGGATTTACAGGGTTCATTTCTAAAAAAGACTATCCAGAATTCGAAAAATTACTTCCTGGTGCTGTGTTTTTGGGTAATGTGACAAAAAAATCTGACAGAACTGTTACTATAAACTTAGATTTTTCTGATAAGAAAGCCAAAATTACCCATATTTCCTCAGTTGATGCTGTTGTTCCTGGTCAAGTTGTAGATTTACTCTGCCAAACAATAACTAATAATGGTATCGTTGGTAAGACCTTCGGCCTTGTACCAAGTTTCATAAGTACAGCCCACCTAAGGGTATTCAAAGAGGAAGAGCTAAAACATAATTTTGCTGTTGGATCCAATATCCCTTGTAGAATTATTGCCGTCTTAAttaacaaagaaaatgataagacattattattatctacACTCCCACACATAAAATCTCTCAAGAATGTTTTGGGTGAGGTTGAAAATTTGACCGCATTCCCTATTGGCCACCTGATCGATTCATGTACCGTTAAGGGTCGTGACTCTGATTACTTATATTTGGCAATGGATGATGATCGTGTAGGTGAAGTCcattcttcaagaattggTGAGCTTGAAAAATTCGATAAACTAAAAGCTAGAGTGTTAGGGTTTAACTCAATTGACAATCTATATGAGCTCTCAACTGATCCAGAAATTCTAAAATTGAAGTATTTAAGAAGTAAAGATATCCCTATTGGAGAAGTTTTGCCTAATTGCGAAATAACGGCAGTGTCGAGTAAAGGTATCGAActaaaaatattcaatggTCAATTTAAGGCCATTGTACCTCCAATGCACATATCCGATACCCGTTTAGTTTATCCAGAAAGAAAGTTTAAAATCGGTTCCAAAGTAAAAGGTAGagtattgaatattaaCAATAGAGGGTTGATTTATGTAACACTAAAGAAAACATTGGTCAATATagaggatgatgatatcCAATTATTGTCAAACTTCGCAATTGCTAaggaaattcaagaaaaaaatcaaaagaCCGTTGCTACCGTGACAGCATTCAGACCATCTGGTTGTATTGTTGCATTTTTTGGTGGTATGACTGCCTTTTTACCAAATGCTGAAATTTCTGAAGTCTTTGTTAGGAAGCCAGAGGAACATTTGAGGTTAGGACAGACAATTGTCGTTAAGCTACTTAAGATCGACCAAGAAAATGCAAGAATGTTAGTGACTtgtaaaatttcaaatgaccaagctgaaaagaagaaagaaactattgaaaaattaattccTGGTAGGTCTATGGTGAAGGTTAATGTTGTTGAAAAGACAAAGGACTCGGTTATTGTTGAGCTCCCTGAAACTAGTTTACGTGGTGTTATCTATGTAGGCCATTTGTCTGATGCAagaattgaacaaaatagaGCAGccattaaaaaaattgccATTGGATCTGAACTAAAGGGGTTAGTAATCGACAAAGATGCTAGAACGCAAGTGTTCAACCTTTCCTTAAAACAATCACTGATTAAGGATGCTAAAAATGAAGTTTCCCCTCTTACTTATGCGGACATAAAATCCAAGTCGAAAACTACTCCTTTACATGGTTATATTAAATCTATTTCCAACAAGGGTCTATTTGTTGCATTTAATGGTAAGTTTGTGGGTTTAGTGCTTCCAAGTTATGCCGTCGAGAGCAGAGATGTCGACATTTCTAAAACTTTCTATATCAACCAATCGGTTACTGCATACTTGCTTAGATCTGAcgatgataatgaaagatttcTACTTACATTGAGAACACCTTCAACTAAGGATGATTCATCTAAGGTAACTGGTACTGAAACCTTGAAACCAATTGACCCAGCTatgaaagatttgaaagatttcaCTACAGGAAAAGTCGTTAAGGTCCAAATTAAGGGTATAAAGAAAAACCAATTGAACGTTGTTCTTGCAGATAATTTACATGGTAGAATTGATATTGCAGAAGtttttgattcattttctgATATTAAAAACGCCACACATCCTCTAATAGACTTtaaaaaaggaaatatCATAGATGcaaaaattattggaacTCATGACATAAAGAGTCACAGATTCTTACCAATTTCTCATCATGCTGTTAAAGGCTCTGTTCTAGAACTATCATTGAAACCATCTCAAATGAGAAGcaaagatattaaaacACTCTCCATTTCAGACGTTGCCGTTGGGGATGAATTAACCGGTTTCGTAAATAATTATGGTTCTAACACTCTTTGGTTAACTGTCTCTCCCACACTAAAGGCTAAAATATCGTTATTTGATTTGGCTGAAGATGGTTTAAAATCATCTGAAAAGGTTGAGGACAACTTTCCTCTAGGCTGTGCTCTACCAGTTAAAGTAACATCTATTGATACTGAGCATGGTGTTGTTAATGTTACCGGTAGGTCGCATACTGAGATTTCTTTCGAAAGCTTAAAGGTTGGCGATAATGTCCCAAGTcgtattatcaaaattgcAGATAGTTATGTATTATTGGATCTCGGTAATAAAATTCATGGTATAGCATTTATTACTGATGCACTGGATGATTTTTCTGTCCCATTGAAAGAAGCGTATAAGGGAATGGAGAACGATATTGTTTCAGCCAAGATTGTGTCAATTGATGCTGAAAACAAAAAGGTTAATCTTTCTTTGAGGACAGAGTCTGCAAAGACCCCATCTATTTCTTCACACACTGATATATCGCAAGGGGATGTTGTTCATGGCCTGGTTAAAAGCATATCGGATAAGGGTATCTTTGTTTACTTAAGTCGCTCAATAAATGCATTTGTTCCCGTAAGTAAGCTATCCGATACTTATTTGAAGgattggaagaaattttttaaGCCAATGCAGTACGTTATTGGTAAGGTGGTGAAcgctgaagaagattctCGTATTCTATTAACTCTTAGAGAATCTGAAGTGAATGGTGATTTGAAAATCCTAAAGAATTACGATGATATTAAGgttaatgaaatatataacGGTTCGGTTAAGAATGTAACGGATTTCGGTGTCTTTGTTAAACTTGATAACACAGTCAATGTAACTGGTCTAGCACATAATTCTGAAATTGCTGACCAGAAGCCTGAAGATTTGGCTTCATTATTTGGTGTTGGGGATAGAGTGAAAGCATATGTTTTGAAGGTTAATCcagaaaagaaacaattatCCTTAAGTTTGAAAGCATCCAGATTCGGTAACACAAATGAGTCCAAggttgaagaaaaggaaacaGTTGACGCCGATGGTGATGAGATCATGGAAGCTGTGGATTATAATAATGCTCCATCTGATAATGAGAACGAAACTGAGGAAATACTAGAAACTGTTTCAAAACCAAAAATATCTACTGATGGTTTATCATTGAGTACTGGTTTCGACTGGACTGCCTCTATTTTGGATCAAGCACAAGCTGAAGAGAGttcagaagaagatgaggatTTCACCGAAACTAAGAGAAACAGACATAAGAAGAGAAAGCAAACTATTGTTGAAGACAAAACCATTGATATTAACACAAGAGCTCCTGAATCTGTTGctgattttgaaagattaattATTGGTAATCCAAATTCTTCTGTTATCTGGATGAACTATATGGCATTCCAATTGCAGTTGagtgaaattgaaaaggctCGTGAACTAGCAGAACGTGCGTTGAAGACTATTAACTTTAGAGAGGAATCTgagaaacaaaatatttggatggcaatgttaaatttggaaaatactTTTGGAAGTGATGAAACTTTGGAGGATGTCTTTAAGAGGGCATGTCAATACATGGATTCCTTTACGATGCATAACCGATTACTAAGTATCTATCAAATGAGTGGAAAGATTGATAAAGCTGCTGAATTGTTCAAGATTACTGCCAAGAAATTCGGTAGTGAAAACGTGTCCATTTGGGTATCTTGGGGTGACTTCTTAACATCTCATGGTAAAGCTCAAGAAGCTCGTGGGATCTTATCTAATGCATTGAAAGCCTTACCAAAACGTGACCACATTGAAGTTGTGAGGAAGTTTGCTCAACTAGAATTTGCAAAAGGTGATCCTGAAGGTGGAcgttcattatttgaaggtTTGATTGCAGACGCCCCTAAGAGAATTGACATATGGAACGTTTACCTAGATCAAGAGATTAAGGcaaatgaaaagaagaaggtcGAAGATCTATTCGAGCGTGTGGTTTCCAGAAAGATTACTAGAAAACAAGccaaattcttctttaataaatggTTAGAATTTGAGGAATCCCAAAATGATAACAAGGTAATGGAATATGTGAAGGCAAAGGCTACTGAATATGTATCAAATCATACCAAGGAAGATGAAGCTGAGTAG
- the MTF1 gene encoding RNA polymerase specificity factor (ancestral locus Anc_8.755) yields MSLSVPTTGVLSKITQRYGSQYLINPKVFDKIFKKLDFKEYSSTLKVLDMYPGPCVQSTMFYNKYQPKQYVLMESRSQFVKLIKSEFPFPSPLERTERDPYHWESFIEIIEKEKLLVPEKQPLTHIHNSFLVVGNVTNRNNESLIMQWFHCIGNRNWLQRFGRVRMLLWVPLSTASKLMAEPKSKLRSKASVIREAFTDTRLLAISNIAELKKFDKIVLDESNPIVFGEDSMLKGAGVSSATSIALLEINPKNHDLDLENWDYVTKHLMILKQTKLIDALESLGHGAKDYFTEKIEDSTYLNKTPGEMTNDDFIYLTKIFANWPFKPDIYMDFVDILQEESTS; encoded by the coding sequence ATGTCACTGTCTGTACCCACTACCGGAGTTCTTTCCAAGATTACCCAACGTTACGGCTctcaatatttaataaatccaAAAGTGTTCGATAAAATCTTTAAGAAGTTGGATTTTAAGGAATATTCCTCAACTCTCAAAGTTTTAGACATGTACCCGGGCCCCTGTGTTCAAAGTACTATGTTCTATAATAAGTATCAGCCAAAGCAGTATGTGCTGATGGAGTCAAGATCGCAATTCgtgaaattgataaaatctgaatttccttttccCTCACCTCTCGAACGTACTGAACGTGATCCTTACCATTGGGaatcatttattgaaattattgaaaaggagaAGTTACTGGTACCTGAGAAGCAGCCTTTGACACATATTCACAATTCCTTTTTGGTTGTCGGGAATGTCACCAATAGAAACAACGAATCATTGATAATGCAATGGTTCCATTGCATAGGTAATAGAAATTGGCTGCAAAGATTTGGAAGAGTCCGTATGTTGTTGTGGGTACCTCTCTCCACTGCTAGCAAATTGATGGCTGAACCAAAAAGTAAACTTAGAAGTAAAGCTTCTGTAATCAGGGAAGCCTTTACTGACACGCGATTGTTAGCCATATCCAATATTGCTgagttgaaaaaatttgacAAGATAGTGTTAGATGAAAGTAATCCTATTGTTTTTGGTGAAGATAGTATGTTAAAAGGGGCTGGAGTATCAAGTGCCACATCAATTGCTTTATTGGaaataaatccaaaaaatCATGATTTAGATCTAGAAAATTGGGACTACGTGACCAAacatttaatgattttgaaacaaacaaagTTAATCGATGCCCTGGAATCCCTTGGCCATGGTGCCAAAGATTACTTTACcgaaaagattgaagaCTCAACATACTTGAACAAGACACCTGGCGAGATGACCAATGATGACTTTATTTATCTTACAAAGATATTTGCCAACTGGCCCTTTAAACCTGATATTTACATGGATTTTGTTGATATTTTACAAGAGGAAAGCACATCATAA
- the TAF7 gene encoding TATA-binding protein-associated factor TAF7 (ancestral locus Anc_8.754) — protein sequence MEGNKVHPSRQPDIITAKVIYWLVMVTIKLKRPNPPKETAEDSTNKEPKLKKIRIKTKNKDNEQIPKKPKLKISLKKRKVTDPLMDKPVGGPLKLKLHRKPSASPIVEKKVHKAPRLRLKPIRIPGEGYDSEASDIEDDPLIESGIILRVLPDIQVEFVKNSIESGDYSGLTVKWLGHRHAVVNINGNMYGAILVDLPTVIEVNKSVDRKNLLKTFDVSQMLICIKTIQKEDEVFTLKAPNSEDLVTKHYSDIEEEILGNKKVLMKEQNTDLLSELEKQYLDEIATKGYDYKHGLSPPLYNVRNRRFRRKMGPSEFEYAEEVVETLLRQDEKAENVTYELVDESEMLGRSNSTPIISEDYFKDADVQEPSAAIESTVPILPIDENIRKEAKIQTNVNLEDEDEDLDLAAVFGSDSDKEEFNNNTDLTSGQTPTVDNQRFETVEQESGSEGNEEEEEEEEDDDEEDEEEEDDEEEEEGETGELVAKEDRQHVELLADELSELETTLTHTRNKLQKVTNPLLRSRFIDNIKKLEKEVELKRRQFKIREDQLNNVNPHDSNDLHKSPSTKTSALDMDDEEEEEDDMEDEEEEDDEDEEEEEEEEEERNIEADEIVPEQSNSNTEAISMTNTDGITNLQENLDQNDLDMMMLFGAEGDE from the coding sequence ATGGAAGGTAACAAAGTGCATCCATCGAGACAGCCAGACATAATAACTGCCAAAGTTATCTATTGGTTGGTAATGGTGACCATAAAACTGAAAAGGCCTAATCCACCCAAGGAAACAGCTGAGGATTCAACGAATAAAGAAcctaaattgaaaaagattcGCATAAAGACGAAGAATAAAGACAATGAACAGATACCTAAGAAGCCTAAATTAAAGATAAGTCTGAAAAAGAGAAAGGTGACGGATCCCCTTATGGACAAGCCAGTAGGGGGGCCGTTGAAATTGAAGCTACACAGAAAACCATCAGCATCACCTATAGTTGAAAAGAAAGTGCATAAAGCCCCTCGACTCAGGTTAAAACCTATACGGATTCCAGGAGAAGGATATGATTCTGAGGCATcagatattgaagatgatcCACTGATTGAAAGTGGGATCATTTTAAGGGTCCTACCAGATATTCAAGTTGAATTCGTAAAGAATAGCATTGAGTCTGGTGACTACTCTGGGCTTACTGTTAAGTGGTTGGGTCATCGTCATGCTGTGGTGAATATAAATGGTAATATGTATGGCGCTATATTGGTGGATCTACCGACTGTGATAGAGGTGAATAAAAGTGTTGATaggaaaaatttattgaaaactttTGATGTCAGCCAAATGCTGATATGTATCAAAACTATTCAAAAGGAGGATGAGGTTTTTACGTTGAAAGCACCAAACTCAGAAGATTTGGTGACAAAACATTATTCAGATATCGAGGAAGAAATTCTTGGTAATAAGAAAGTACTCAtgaaagaacaaaataCCGATCTCTTGTCTGAGCTCGAAAAACAGTATTTAGATGAAATTGCAACTAAAGGCTATGATTATAAACACGGTTTAAGCCCGCCGTTGTATAATGTGAGAAATAGACGAtttagaagaaaaatggGACCCtcagaatttgaatatgCGGAAGAAGTGGTAGAAACACTGTTACGGCAAGATGAAAAGGCAGAAAATGTAACATACGAATTAGTTGACGAAAGCGAAATGCTGGGAAGATCCAATTCAACACCTATAATATCAGAAgattatttcaaagatgCCGATGTTCAAGAACCAAGTGCTGCGATAGAGTCAACAGTACCAATTTTACCAATAGACGAGAATATTAGAAAAGAAGCAAAGATCCAGACAAATGtcaatttggaagatgaagatgaagatttagaCCTTGCCGCAGTATTTGGAAGTGATAGTGACAAAGAGGAATTTAACAATAACACCGACCTTACCTCCGGACAGACGCCTACAGTGGATAATCAACGATTTGAAACTGTTGAGCAAGAGTCGGGGAGTGAAggtaatgaagaagaggaagaagaagaggaagatgatgatgaagaagatgaggaagaagaagatgatgaggaagaagaagaaggtgagACAGGTGAACTAGTTGCTAAGGAAGATAGACAACATGTAGAATTATTAGCAGATGAACTCAGCGAATTGGAAACGACATTGACACACACGAGAAATAAATTGCAAAAAGTAACGAACCCATTATTAAGATcaagatttattgataaCATCAAAAAACTTGAGAAGGAGGTCGAGCTGAAGAGGAGACAATTCAAAATACGTGAAGATCAACTAAACAACGTAAATCCTCATGATTCAAATGACTTACATAAGTCACCTAGTACCAAAACGTCCGCCCTCgatatggatgatgaagaagaagaagaggatgatatggaggatgaggaagaggaggatgatgaagatgaagaggaagaggaagaggaagaagaggaaaggAATATAGAAGCTGATGAGATTGTCCCTGAGCAGAGTAATTCAAATACGGAAGCCATTAGCATGACGAACACTGATGGAATCACAAATCTTCAGGAGAATCTGGATCAGAATGATCTGGACATGATGATGTTATTTGGTGCTGAGGGTGATGAATAG